Proteins encoded by one window of Sphingomonas ginkgonis:
- the accC gene encoding acetyl-CoA carboxylase biotin carboxylase subunit yields MPITKLLIANRGEIALRIHRACHELGIRTVAVHSTADSDAMHVRLADEAVCIGPPAATNSYLNMPNIISAAEITHADAIHPGYGFLSENAQFAEIVESHGIVWVGPKPEHIRVMGDKVEAKRTAAKLGLPLVPGSPGPIESVAEAKEIAAEIGYPVLIKAASGGGGRGMKVVPDEDQLESLMMQAASEAKAAFGDDTVYMEKYLGDPRHIEFQVFGDGDGKAIHLGERDCSIQRRHQKVIEEAPSPVISVEQRNQMGGVVAKAMAEMGYRGAGTIEFLYEDGEFYFIEMNTRLQVEHPVTEMITGIDLVREQIRVASGDGLSCTQDQVRIHGHAIECRINAEDPETFAPSPGTVKNYVAPGGMHVRVDSGLYTGYRVPPYYDSMIGKLIVYGLDREEAIMRLKRALEEFVVEGMKTTIPLHQRIAKDPAFLAGDYTIKWLERWLEEQRA; encoded by the coding sequence ATGCCCATCACCAAGCTGCTCATCGCGAACCGCGGCGAGATCGCGCTCCGCATCCACCGGGCCTGCCACGAGCTGGGCATCCGGACGGTGGCGGTCCACTCGACCGCCGACAGCGACGCGATGCACGTGCGGCTGGCCGACGAGGCGGTGTGCATCGGCCCGCCGGCGGCGACCAATTCCTACCTCAACATGCCCAACATCATCTCGGCCGCCGAGATCACCCACGCCGACGCGATCCATCCCGGCTACGGCTTCCTCTCCGAGAACGCCCAGTTCGCCGAGATCGTCGAGAGCCACGGGATCGTCTGGGTCGGCCCGAAGCCCGAGCATATCCGGGTGATGGGCGACAAGGTCGAGGCGAAGCGCACCGCCGCCAAGCTCGGCCTGCCGCTGGTCCCCGGCTCGCCCGGCCCGATCGAGAGCGTCGCCGAGGCGAAGGAGATCGCCGCGGAGATCGGCTATCCGGTGCTGATCAAGGCCGCCTCGGGCGGCGGCGGGCGCGGCATGAAGGTGGTGCCCGACGAAGACCAGCTCGAGAGCCTGATGATGCAGGCGGCGTCGGAAGCCAAGGCGGCGTTCGGCGACGACACCGTCTACATGGAGAAATATCTCGGCGATCCGCGCCACATCGAGTTCCAGGTGTTCGGCGACGGCGACGGCAAGGCGATCCACCTCGGCGAGCGCGACTGCTCGATCCAGCGCCGCCACCAGAAGGTGATCGAGGAAGCCCCCTCGCCCGTCATCAGCGTCGAGCAGCGCAACCAGATGGGCGGGGTGGTCGCCAAGGCGATGGCCGAGATGGGCTATCGGGGCGCGGGGACGATCGAGTTCCTCTACGAGGACGGCGAGTTCTACTTCATCGAGATGAACACCCGGCTCCAGGTCGAGCATCCGGTGACCGAGATGATCACCGGGATCGATCTCGTCCGCGAGCAGATCCGGGTCGCCAGTGGTGACGGCCTGTCCTGCACCCAGGACCAGGTTCGCATCCACGGGCACGCGATCGAGTGCCGGATCAACGCCGAGGATCCCGAGACCTTCGCGCCCTCGCCCGGCACGGTGAAGAATTATGTCGCGCCCGGCGGCATGCACGTCCGGGTCGATAGCGGGCTCTACACCGGCTACCGCGTGCCGCCCTACTACGACAGCATGATCGGCAAGCTGATCGTCTACGGGCTCGACCGCGAGGAGGCGATCATGCGCCTCAAGCGCGCGCTCGAGGAGTTCGTGGTCGAGGGAATGAAGACCACCATTCCCCTTCACCAGCGGATCGCGAAGGACCCGGCGTTCCTTGCCGGCGATTACACGATCAAGTGGCTGGAGCGCTGGCTCGAGGAGCAGCGGGCCTAG
- a CDS encoding sigma-70 family RNA polymerase sigma factor produces the protein MADGDRQALQTVYEMTSAKLFGICFRILGDAEEAEDALQEVYVSLWRRAGSFDPDRASPISWLASFARNRAIDRLRSARRSRDTAPIEAAANVGDDRPSAFAVAAQTEEETRLHRCLDTLEEHSRVSIRTAFFDGLTYSQLAGRAEVPLGTMKSWIRRGLQQLRACLEA, from the coding sequence ATGGCCGATGGCGACCGACAGGCGCTCCAGACCGTTTACGAGATGACCAGCGCGAAGCTGTTCGGCATCTGCTTCCGTATCTTGGGAGATGCCGAGGAGGCGGAGGACGCGTTGCAGGAAGTCTACGTCAGTCTGTGGCGGCGTGCGGGAAGCTTCGATCCCGATCGGGCAAGCCCCATCAGCTGGCTGGCGAGCTTCGCACGGAACCGCGCCATCGACCGGCTGCGCTCCGCGCGCCGCAGCCGAGACACGGCCCCGATCGAGGCGGCGGCAAATGTCGGCGACGACCGGCCGAGCGCCTTTGCCGTAGCCGCGCAGACCGAGGAAGAGACTCGGCTGCACCGCTGCCTCGACACGCTCGAGGAGCATAGCCGGGTGTCGATCCGGACAGCCTTCTTCGACGGCCTGACCTACTCGCAGCTGGCCGGGCGGGCCGAAGTTCCACTCGGAACCATGAAGAGCTGGATCCGGCGCGGCCTGCAGCAGCTTCGCGCGTGCCTCGAAGCATGA
- a CDS encoding anti-sigma factor, with product MTELELLAAEHAVGLLEGEELLEARRLEATDAVFGDQLSEWRNRLAPLLDEVADRLPPESLWARVVEAIDRSQVPGAGAELIDLQRRIRRWKGATGLASAIAASLALVLVIPMGRTPPPAPRPTPVGPAPISRSTMMASLPMTKGPGVVSVSIVPGTSALLVDAATIRAVAGRDHQLWLIPASTGAKPLSLGLVRAGRMDRMAMPSPMLDYLKSGATIALSREPVGGSTTGLPTGPVVASGRLQEI from the coding sequence ATGACCGAGCTCGAACTTCTCGCCGCCGAGCACGCCGTCGGCCTTCTCGAGGGGGAAGAGCTGCTCGAGGCCCGTCGGCTGGAAGCGACCGACGCAGTGTTTGGCGACCAGCTGTCCGAATGGCGCAACCGGCTGGCCCCGTTGCTCGACGAGGTGGCGGATCGGCTTCCCCCCGAGTCGCTGTGGGCCAGGGTGGTCGAGGCCATCGACCGCTCGCAGGTGCCGGGCGCCGGTGCCGAGCTGATCGACCTCCAGCGGCGGATCCGCCGCTGGAAGGGTGCGACCGGTCTCGCCAGCGCCATCGCCGCGAGCCTCGCGCTTGTCCTGGTCATCCCCATGGGGCGGACGCCTCCACCGGCGCCGCGACCGACGCCGGTCGGGCCGGCCCCGATCAGCCGTTCGACGATGATGGCATCGCTCCCGATGACCAAGGGGCCGGGCGTCGTCTCGGTGTCGATCGTTCCGGGAACAAGCGCGCTGCTGGTCGATGCCGCCACGATCAGGGCGGTTGCCGGGCGCGACCATCAGCTCTGGTTAATCCCCGCCTCGACCGGGGCCAAGCCGTTGTCGCTCGGCCTTGTGCGCGCGGGCCGGATGGACCGAATGGCGATGCCGTCGCCGATGCTCGATTATCTGAAATCCGGCGCGACGATCGCGCTGTCCAGGGAACCGGTGGGCGGTTCGACGACCGGCCTGCCGACCGGTCCGGTTGTCGCGTCTGGTCGGCTCCAGGAAATCTGA
- a CDS encoding MASE1 domain-containing protein, giving the protein MFGASAREWTHGFLLLATYAAAAWFGLRWAMVSGAASPVWPAAGIGLAALLVWGKRLWPAISLGTLIAYQLNDNPNPLWTQLIAGLGNGLATVVAASVHDWVAGEKPKFPGVRETAGLLLASAALTLCSTSAGVGALQLAGAIQPGMLAQVAAGWLFGDWAGAMIVGALLLSWRDGSVMRAPLGERLQLPLAIALTAFVVTFVFTLPSGPRAWLVYPPLVWAALATRVRGASLSLTLLTAISIYGTHRGLGPFGSVPPDVRAGLGLLQQYLVITAATILLLAAIADERRWESKLRRTAEQLVERDGQLALAIEHVPAGIAMYDRDMRYIAASERHRADCGLAGSPVGRLHSDLFPDFPEELRAIHRKVLDEGAEYREEESEIALPDGRTRRLRWGARPWRCADGKIGGLVLFSEDVTERHAAEQRERLLTTEVDHRAKNLLAVVQSVVQLTRAETMAEFKASVEGRIQALARTHSLLADSRWDGVELTRLIEDELAPYALDTRVSMDGPPLRLLPPAAQSLGLILHELVTNAVKYGVLGVLGGRVAIRWGVGERWGGSDQRFILLWIESGGRPTQEPEHRGFGSTLIQASVRNQLHGAVAYEWGDQGVEIKLDIPCDALLRRAPAEDDVASPGDAPDPAAFRKPSSCRVLVLEDEPLIALQLEDSLIEGGCEVVGVASTVEQALEMIEQRRPTAAVLDINLGDVTSFTVADRLTALALPFIFCTGYAGAAAVPDRFAAVPVIRKPFNPRTITAWFIEPSEERAKVGPRHSV; this is encoded by the coding sequence TTGTTCGGGGCTTCCGCGCGGGAATGGACCCACGGATTTCTGCTGCTGGCCACCTACGCGGCCGCGGCATGGTTCGGTTTGCGCTGGGCGATGGTCAGCGGTGCGGCTTCGCCCGTCTGGCCGGCGGCCGGGATCGGGCTGGCGGCGCTGCTCGTGTGGGGCAAGCGGCTGTGGCCGGCCATCTCGCTCGGAACGCTGATCGCCTATCAGCTGAACGATAATCCGAACCCCTTGTGGACGCAGCTGATCGCCGGCCTCGGCAACGGCCTGGCGACCGTGGTGGCGGCCAGTGTCCACGACTGGGTCGCCGGCGAGAAGCCGAAGTTTCCCGGCGTTCGCGAGACGGCCGGGCTGCTCCTCGCGTCCGCCGCGCTGACGCTCTGCTCGACCAGCGCCGGGGTCGGCGCCCTGCAGCTGGCGGGCGCGATCCAGCCCGGGATGCTGGCGCAGGTCGCCGCCGGTTGGCTGTTCGGCGACTGGGCGGGAGCGATGATCGTCGGGGCGCTGCTGCTGTCGTGGCGCGACGGGTCGGTCATGCGAGCGCCGCTCGGCGAACGGCTGCAGCTTCCCTTGGCAATCGCGCTGACCGCGTTCGTCGTCACGTTCGTCTTCACGCTTCCGTCCGGCCCGCGGGCATGGCTCGTCTACCCGCCGCTCGTCTGGGCGGCGCTGGCGACGCGGGTGCGCGGGGCAAGCCTCAGCCTGACGCTTCTGACCGCCATCTCGATCTACGGAACGCACCGCGGCCTCGGGCCTTTTGGATCGGTGCCGCCGGACGTCCGGGCGGGACTGGGGCTTCTCCAGCAATATCTGGTGATCACCGCCGCGACCATTCTCCTGCTCGCCGCGATCGCCGACGAGCGGCGGTGGGAAAGCAAGCTGCGGCGGACCGCCGAGCAGCTGGTCGAGCGCGACGGGCAGCTGGCACTGGCGATCGAACATGTGCCGGCGGGTATCGCCATGTACGACCGCGACATGCGCTACATCGCCGCATCGGAACGCCATCGGGCCGACTGCGGCCTGGCCGGAAGCCCGGTCGGCCGACTTCATTCCGACCTCTTCCCCGACTTCCCCGAGGAGCTCCGCGCCATCCACCGCAAGGTGCTCGACGAGGGTGCCGAGTATCGCGAAGAGGAAAGCGAGATCGCGCTTCCGGACGGGCGGACCCGGCGGCTGCGGTGGGGCGCTCGGCCGTGGCGCTGTGCCGACGGTAAGATCGGCGGGCTGGTGCTGTTCAGCGAGGACGTCACCGAGCGCCACGCCGCCGAGCAGCGCGAGCGGCTGCTGACGACCGAGGTCGACCATCGCGCCAAGAACCTGCTGGCGGTCGTCCAGTCGGTCGTCCAGCTCACCCGCGCCGAGACGATGGCCGAGTTCAAGGCGAGCGTCGAAGGGCGCATCCAGGCGCTGGCACGAACCCACAGCCTGCTCGCCGACTCGCGCTGGGACGGGGTCGAGCTGACCCGGCTGATCGAGGACGAGCTCGCCCCCTACGCGCTCGATACGCGGGTCAGCATGGACGGGCCGCCGCTGCGGCTGCTCCCGCCGGCGGCGCAGAGCCTCGGGCTCATCCTCCACGAGCTGGTCACCAACGCGGTCAAGTACGGCGTGCTCGGCGTGCTCGGCGGGCGGGTGGCGATCCGCTGGGGGGTCGGCGAGCGCTGGGGCGGGAGCGACCAGCGCTTCATCCTCCTGTGGATCGAGAGCGGCGGGCGCCCGACGCAGGAGCCGGAGCACCGCGGGTTCGGCTCCACCCTGATCCAGGCCAGCGTTCGCAACCAGCTGCACGGCGCGGTCGCCTACGAGTGGGGCGATCAGGGGGTGGAGATCAAGCTCGACATTCCCTGCGACGCGCTGCTCCGCCGGGCGCCGGCCGAGGACGATGTGGCCTCGCCCGGCGACGCGCCCGATCCGGCCGCCTTCCGCAAGCCGTCGTCGTGCCGGGTGCTGGTGCTCGAGGACGAGCCGCTGATCGCGCTGCAGCTGGAGGACTCGCTGATCGAGGGCGGCTGCGAGGTGGTCGGGGTGGCGAGCACGGTCGAGCAGGCGCTCGAGATGATCGAGCAACGCCGCCCCACCGCGGCGGTTCTCGATATCAATTTGGGCGATGTGACCAGTTTTACGGTTGCGGACCGCCTAACCGCCCTCGCCCTCCCCTTCATCTTCTGCACGGGATACGCCGGGGCTGCGGCGGTGCCGGATCGGTTCGCGGCGGTTCCGGTCATCCGCAAGCCGTTCAACCCGCGGACGATCACCGCCTGGTTCATCGAGCCGAGCGAGGAGCGCGCGAAAGTCGGGCCGCGGCATTCGGTCTGA